The Porites lutea chromosome 4, jaPorLute2.1, whole genome shotgun sequence genome contains a region encoding:
- the LOC140932628 gene encoding fibroblast growth factor 18-like: protein MTMAIRRSPLNWICGLILILLPLISITSAARHRSKCPYEDDSIPIWEKIQCDKSDPNTPPVKRLVRLYSRASSKHIQMEATAVNARGNKSSEYARLVLESDNLTGRLKIRSEKTNRYLCMNKKGELVARLQKQKNRTLKRCIFRQIQANNGYSEFESVKYPQWFIGFSKGGVPIKGSRSSRRQKPRYRQFLVINLRPEKKRRNHLRRAIQYNELKKRIIRLLRMKLRL, encoded by the exons ATGACAATGGCGATCAGGCGGTCACCCTTGAATTGGATTTGTGGGCTTATTTTAATCCT CCTTCCGTTGATTTCTATAACCAGTGCGGCTCGTCATCGATCGAAGTGTCCATACGAAGATGACTCCATACCG ATATGGGAAAAAATTCAGTGCGACAAGTCAGATCCCAACACTCCTCCTGTTAAGCGGTTAGTTCGTCTATATTCAAGGGCATCTTCCAAGCATATTCAGATGGAGGCCACGGCAGTCAATGCGCGTGGCAACAAGAGTTCTGAATACG CGAGATTGGTTCTTGAGTCAGATAACTTAACTGGTCGGTTAAAGATTCGCTCGGAAAAGACAAATCGCTATCTGTGTATGAATAAAAAAGGAGAACTTGTAGCCAGG TtgcagaaacaaaaaaatcgaaccctgAAGAGATGTATCTTCCGACAAATACAAGCAAACAATGGTTACTCCGAGTTCGAATCTGTCAAGTATCCTCAGTGGTTTATCGGATTCTCCAAGGGTGGAGTTCCCATCAAGGGAAGCAGAAGCTCGAGACGTCAGAAGCCCCGTTACCGTCAGTTTTTGGTGATAAACCTGCGGccagagaaaaagagaagaaatcaCTTGAGGCGGGCTATTCAGTACAATGAACTGAAAAAGAGAATCATCAGGCTTTTGAGAATGAAGCTGAGGCTGTGA